One genomic segment of Candidatus Nezhaarchaeota archaeon includes these proteins:
- a CDS encoding ABC transporter ATP-binding protein, with the protein MITVLNLHAQRGSFFLTDISFEVQCGSILTLMGPNGCGKTTLLECIAGLQRINSGKIIINGVDVTDLPPEKRRVGYVPADYALFPNMTVERNIQLAFKKSKGMELSDLRRIIRLLQIENLMNRSVESLSSGQKQRVAIARALAAKPDVLLLDEPCSALDPPTREVFRREICSMLKETFRQFGTSVIHTTHDLLEARAISDKIAIMSNGRIEQIGSIETIFENPSSKFIAEFLGYNVLNGRIISIEDGHASIDVGGTILSAECHGNFPEKVKDVIVVIKPQDIILSPTKEIVKPKWKGCQCNILTGRVKGMYIEGSVVKVDVDLGDINLKAEISPDYLDDFDVKPGATVFVQIKASRVKVLTKHFET; encoded by the coding sequence ATGATAACCGTTTTAAATTTGCATGCACAACGAGGCTCCTTCTTCTTGACCGATATAAGCTTTGAAGTTCAGTGCGGCTCAATTCTCACGCTAATGGGCCCCAATGGATGTGGAAAGACGACGCTGCTTGAATGCATAGCTGGTTTACAGAGGATTAATTCCGGTAAGATAATAATTAACGGAGTTGACGTTACAGATCTTCCGCCAGAAAAGAGGAGAGTCGGGTATGTACCAGCTGATTACGCGTTGTTTCCAAATATGACCGTTGAGCGGAATATTCAGCTTGCATTCAAGAAATCAAAGGGCATGGAGTTAAGTGATCTTCGAAGGATCATACGCCTACTTCAAATAGAGAATTTGATGAATAGAAGTGTCGAGTCTCTAAGTTCTGGACAGAAACAGAGGGTGGCTATTGCAAGGGCCTTAGCAGCTAAACCTGATGTTTTATTGCTAGATGAACCGTGCTCTGCGCTGGACCCACCTACGAGGGAAGTTTTTAGGAGAGAAATTTGCAGCATGCTTAAGGAGACCTTCCGCCAATTTGGCACTTCCGTCATACATACAACTCACGACTTGTTAGAAGCAAGAGCAATCAGTGATAAGATAGCCATAATGAGTAATGGAAGGATTGAGCAGATAGGCTCTATTGAGACTATATTCGAAAACCCGAGCTCGAAATTCATCGCAGAATTCTTAGGCTATAATGTCCTCAATGGACGCATCATTTCGATCGAGGATGGGCACGCCTCCATCGATGTTGGAGGCACAATTTTGAGTGCTGAATGTCATGGGAACTTTCCAGAAAAAGTTAAGGACGTTATAGTCGTCATAAAACCTCAAGACATTATTCTATCGCCTACAAAGGAGATTGTCAAGCCGAAATGGAAAGGTTGCCAATGCAACATCCTCACAGGAAGAGTAAAAGGCATGTATATTGAGGGGTCAGTCGTTAAGGTTGACGTTGACCTGGGCGATATTAATCTAAAGGCTGAGATTAGCCCGGATTATCTTGACGATTTCGATGTCAAACCGGGAGCCACGGTCTTCGTGCAAATTAAAGCATCAAGAGTTAAAGTGCTTACAAAGCATTTTGAGACCTGA
- a CDS encoding ABC transporter permease subunit, with protein MRPNMFRVIVFSFLTLVLVFFLCVFTSPAIFVEPWQLAHAFLSDEVRFALSLSIFTATCSTLISLVIGIPVAYALSRLEFRGKTVIEGFLDVPIAVPPVTLGVMLLIFFARNPIGMFINERIVTIVFEVPGIIVAQLAVISALTIKLLKETFDGVPARYERVARTFGYTELETFLYITLPAAKRGILGAALISWAKALGEFGATLMLAGATRFKTETLPIALYLNLVAADLGNVAALSFILLFTACLTLIATRKLLYRGLAI; from the coding sequence ATGAGGCCCAATATGTTCAGGGTTATAGTATTTTCCTTTTTAACTCTCGTACTGGTATTCTTCTTATGTGTCTTTACATCACCAGCGATCTTTGTTGAGCCTTGGCAGCTTGCACACGCCTTTCTCTCCGATGAAGTGAGGTTTGCTCTCTCCCTCTCAATCTTTACAGCTACGTGTTCAACTTTAATCTCCTTAGTTATTGGAATTCCAGTAGCCTATGCTCTATCTCGTCTTGAGTTTCGAGGGAAAACCGTGATTGAAGGTTTTCTGGATGTACCCATAGCAGTTCCTCCAGTCACATTAGGAGTCATGTTACTTATCTTCTTCGCGAGGAATCCTATAGGTATGTTCATAAATGAAAGGATCGTGACGATAGTCTTTGAGGTCCCAGGAATCATTGTAGCTCAACTGGCTGTAATAAGTGCCTTAACGATAAAGCTCTTAAAAGAGACCTTTGATGGAGTACCTGCTCGCTATGAAAGAGTTGCTCGGACATTTGGATACACGGAGTTAGAGACTTTCCTGTACATAACGTTGCCAGCTGCTAAGCGAGGTATTCTTGGAGCTGCTCTCATATCTTGGGCTAAAGCACTGGGAGAATTTGGTGCAACGCTCATGCTTGCTGGTGCCACCAGGTTCAAGACTGAAACCTTACCTATCGCACTTTATCTTAACCTCGTTGCAGCAGACTTAGGAAATGTGGCTGCTCTTTCATTTATTCTCCTTTTCACAGCTTGCTTGACACTAATAGCAACTAGAAAGCTCTTGTACAGGGGGCTCGCTATATGA
- the modA gene encoding molybdate ABC transporter substrate-binding protein — protein sequence MIALGMVIYTFYGSNSSHQSIVVFAGAAAAPVYREAASIFESKYGIKVEINLGGSGSLLSSMEITRKGDIYIPGSPEYLALANEKNVVNLTEHPAKILAYLVPAIIVQKGNPKNITSIEDLAKPGIRVGIGDPKSVCVGLYAKEILERSGLWEAVSRNIVVYAASCEATAQLIYIGAVDAVIGWHVFYHWNPERADIVWIEPSIIPKIGYIAGAVTTYSKNKALAEKFLDFLASQDMRDVWAKYGYFSTLEEARVYAPNAVIEELG from the coding sequence TTGATTGCACTCGGAATGGTCATTTACACGTTCTATGGTAGCAACTCATCACATCAATCGATCGTAGTATTTGCTGGTGCGGCAGCTGCCCCCGTTTATAGAGAAGCTGCTAGCATTTTCGAATCGAAGTATGGCATTAAAGTTGAGATAAACCTTGGCGGTTCAGGGAGTTTACTATCGTCTATGGAGATTACAAGAAAAGGCGACATCTATATTCCGGGCTCGCCAGAATATCTTGCTTTGGCAAATGAGAAGAATGTTGTTAACCTCACTGAGCATCCAGCAAAAATACTTGCTTACCTAGTTCCAGCAATCATTGTCCAGAAGGGAAATCCGAAGAACATCACGTCGATTGAGGATCTTGCAAAACCTGGAATCCGTGTTGGAATAGGTGATCCTAAATCTGTTTGTGTCGGTCTTTACGCCAAGGAGATCTTAGAAAGAAGCGGGCTCTGGGAAGCCGTTAGCAGGAATATTGTTGTTTATGCGGCCAGTTGCGAGGCGACGGCTCAATTAATATACATCGGCGCTGTAGATGCTGTAATCGGGTGGCACGTTTTCTATCATTGGAACCCAGAGAGGGCCGACATTGTGTGGATTGAACCAAGTATAATCCCGAAGATAGGCTATATAGCTGGAGCTGTGACAACATACAGTAAGAATAAAGCTCTCGCCGAGAAGTTTCTAGACTTCCTAGCTTCGCAGGATATGCGTGACGTCTGGGCAAAGTATGGATACTTCTCGACATTAGAGGAAGCTAGAGTCTATGCTCCAAACGCAGTAATTGAAGAGCTTGGATAA